A single region of the Solwaraspora sp. WMMD406 genome encodes:
- the ybaK gene encoding Cys-tRNA(Pro) deacylase has product MAGTATPATALLTKRRIAFRLHPYQVSPDTPDYGAAVAAALGVDADRVFKTLVAQVDGALAVGIVPVTGELDLKALAAALGGKRALLADRSVAERTTGYVRGGISPLGQRKLLPTVLDSSAEALAEIYVSAGRRGLQLSLAPGDLVALTGARSAPISGH; this is encoded by the coding sequence ATGGCAGGCACGGCTACCCCGGCGACGGCACTGCTGACCAAACGACGGATCGCCTTCCGCCTGCATCCGTACCAGGTGTCGCCGGACACGCCGGACTACGGCGCGGCGGTGGCCGCCGCACTCGGGGTCGACGCGGACCGGGTATTCAAGACGCTCGTCGCGCAGGTCGACGGAGCGCTGGCGGTCGGCATCGTGCCGGTCACCGGGGAGCTGGACCTCAAGGCGCTCGCCGCGGCGCTCGGTGGCAAGCGCGCTCTGCTGGCCGACCGGTCCGTGGCCGAACGGACCACCGGGTACGTCCGGGGCGGGATCAGTCCGCTCGGGCAGCGCAAGCTCCTGCCGACGGTGCTGGATTCCTCGGCCGAAGCCCTCGCCGAGATCTACGTCTCGGCCGGCCGGCGGGGACTGCAGCTGAGCCTGGCTCCCGGCGACCTCGTCGCGCTGACCGGTGCCCGATCGGCCCCGATCTCCGGCCACTGA